In Chlorocebus sabaeus isolate Y175 chromosome 5, mChlSab1.0.hap1, whole genome shotgun sequence, one genomic interval encodes:
- the LOC103233100 gene encoding ubiquitin-conjugating enzyme E2 N-like — MAGLPRRIMKETQCLLTEPVPGIKAEPDESNARYFHVVIAGPQDSPFKGGIFKLELFLPEEYPMAAPKVRFMIKIYHPNVDKLGRICLDILKDKWSPALQIRTVLLWIQALLSAPNPDDPLANDVVEQWKTNEAQAIETARAWTRLYAMNNI, encoded by the coding sequence ATGGCCGGGCTGCCCCGCAGAATCATGAAAGAAACCCAGTGTTTGCTGACAGAACCAGTTCCTGGCATCAAAGCAGAACCAGATGAGAGCAACGCCCGTTATTTTCATGTGGTCATTGCTGGCCCTCAAGATTCCCCCTTTAAGGGAGGGATTTTTAAACTTGAACTATTCCTTCCTGAAGAATACCCAATGGCAGCCCCTAAAGTACGTTTCATGATCAAAATTTATCATCCTAATGTAGACAAGTTGGGAAGAATATGTTTAGATATTTTGAAAGATAAGTGGTCCCCAGCACTGCAGATCCGCACAGTTCTGCTATGGATCCAGGCCTTGTTAAGTGCTCCCAATCCAGATGATCCATTAGCAAATGATGTAGTGGAGCAGTGGAAGACCAACGAAGCCCAAGCCATAGAAACAGCTAGAGCATGGACTAGGCTATATGCcatgaataatatttaa